One region of Peribacillus simplex genomic DNA includes:
- the hflC gene encoding protease modulator HflC, with protein MSGKIIDFSELKKGDFHWRGYVKIGIFLIILFALLLIIFTNVYIVKEGEYKVVRQFGEVVRIDKTPGLKVKVPFIQSVMTLPKYQMSSDVSEAEINTKDKKRMLIDNYAVWRIEDPKKLITNARTLQNAETKMEEFIYSAVRSELGQLNYDEIINDEKSSRGSLNDRITEKVNELLQKDSYGISLTDVRIKRTDLPAENEASVFKRMISERESKAQEYLSKGDAKKNRIIADTDRKVKELLSTAEADAEVIRAEGEGEAAIIYNKSFSKDPEFYKLYRTLDSYKKTIGDQTVIVLPSDSPYASLLMGNTK; from the coding sequence ATGAGTGGAAAAATAATAGATTTCTCTGAGTTGAAAAAAGGTGATTTTCATTGGAGAGGCTACGTGAAAATTGGCATTTTCCTCATTATTTTATTCGCGTTGCTGCTAATCATCTTCACCAATGTATATATCGTCAAAGAGGGCGAATATAAAGTCGTCCGTCAATTCGGTGAAGTGGTAAGAATTGATAAAACCCCGGGTTTGAAGGTAAAAGTGCCATTCATCCAGAGCGTCATGACCTTGCCGAAGTATCAGATGAGTTCTGATGTATCCGAGGCGGAAATCAATACGAAAGATAAAAAGCGGATGCTGATCGACAACTATGCAGTATGGAGAATAGAAGATCCGAAGAAATTGATTACAAATGCAAGGACGCTACAGAATGCCGAAACGAAAATGGAAGAGTTCATCTATTCGGCAGTTCGTTCAGAGCTTGGCCAGCTGAATTATGATGAAATCATCAATGATGAGAAGTCATCCAGGGGAAGTTTAAACGACCGCATAACAGAAAAAGTCAACGAACTGCTGCAAAAGGACAGTTATGGCATCAGCCTGACGGATGTCCGGATAAAGCGGACTGACCTGCCAGCCGAAAATGAAGCATCCGTCTTCAAGAGGATGATTTCAGAGCGGGAATCGAAAGCGCAAGAGTACCTATCCAAAGGTGATGCGAAGAAAAATCGTATCATTGCGGATACTGATCGTAAAGTGAAAGAATTGCTCTCGACTGCAGAAGCTGATGCAGAAGTTATCAGGGCTGAAGGAGAAGGGGAAGCAGCGATAATCTATAATAAGTCGTTTTCCAAAGATCCCGAATTCTATAAACTATACCGGACTCTTGACTCCTACAAAAAAACGATTGGAGATCAAACGGTCATCGTTCTGCCGTCGGATTCCCCATATGCCAGCTTGTTAATGGGAAATACTAAATAA
- the polA gene encoding DNA polymerase I — MDKKLVLIDGNSIAYRAFFALPLLNNDKGVHTNSVYGFTMMLNRILEEEKPTHILVAFDAGKTTFRHASFKEYKGGRQKTPPELSEQFPFIRELLDCFQIKRYELENYEADDIIGTLSLQAEKDGFEVKVISGDKDLTQLSSPSTTVSITKKGITEIEEYTPKHIHEKYGLSPFQIIDLKGLMGDASDNIPGIPGVGEKTALKLLHQFETVENLLQSIDEVSGQKLKEKIEEHKDLALLSKELATITREAPLEVSVNETEYSGMDQERVISFYKELGFSTLLDKLDVTESVPLEQEKIEVHTGEMTEGMFADESALYVETLEDNYHRADIIGIAISNEQGHFYFHGDDALSSAAFKTWAEDETKKKTVFDAKRTVVALRHRGVEIKGIDFDVFLASYILDPAESVDEVAEITKTQGTIRLETDDVFYGKGAKRKIPGQAELSEHIARKSKAILSLKEPMINKLEEFEQYHLLTELELPLSIILANMEWQGIKVDIGRLKNMGQELAIRLRTIEARIFDLAGEAFNINSPKQLGAILFEKLELPVMKKTKTGYSTSADVLEKLESQHDIVKEILLYRQLGKLQSTYIEGLLKVVNAKTDKVHTRFNQALTQTGRLSSTDPNLQNIPIRLEEGRKIRQAFIPSEKDWIIFAADYSQIELRVLAHIANDSGLVEAFQAGMDIHTRTAMDVFHVKAEEVTSNMRRQAKAVNFGIVYGISDYGLSQSLGITRKEAGEFIEKYLRSFPGVQEYMEESIHEARQKGYSTTLLQRRRYIPEITSRNFNIRSFAERTAMNTPIQGSAADIIKLAMINMNKRLKSEGLKTRMLLQVHDELIFETPPEELEILKVIVPEEMENAIELNVPLKVDYAFGPTWFDAK, encoded by the coding sequence TTGGATAAAAAGTTAGTACTCATAGATGGAAATAGCATTGCATACCGTGCGTTTTTTGCACTTCCGCTCTTGAATAATGATAAAGGGGTACATACGAATTCCGTTTACGGATTCACCATGATGCTCAACCGCATTCTTGAAGAAGAAAAACCAACGCACATACTTGTTGCATTCGATGCGGGTAAAACGACATTCAGACACGCGTCATTCAAAGAATATAAAGGAGGACGCCAAAAAACGCCGCCTGAATTATCTGAGCAATTTCCTTTCATTCGTGAGCTGCTTGATTGTTTTCAAATAAAAAGGTATGAACTGGAGAACTATGAAGCCGATGATATTATCGGGACGCTGTCTTTACAAGCTGAAAAAGATGGTTTTGAGGTGAAGGTCATTTCCGGTGATAAGGATTTAACACAATTATCCTCCCCTAGTACGACGGTTTCCATTACGAAAAAGGGGATTACTGAAATTGAGGAATACACTCCAAAGCATATACATGAAAAATACGGTCTTTCCCCCTTTCAGATCATTGATTTAAAAGGGCTGATGGGAGATGCCTCCGACAATATTCCCGGCATACCGGGTGTTGGTGAAAAAACCGCCCTTAAGTTATTGCATCAATTTGAAACGGTGGAAAACCTCCTGCAGTCGATTGATGAGGTAAGCGGACAAAAATTGAAAGAGAAAATAGAGGAACATAAAGACCTGGCTCTATTAAGTAAAGAGCTGGCTACAATAACGAGGGAAGCGCCGCTTGAAGTTTCTGTAAACGAGACTGAGTACAGCGGCATGGATCAGGAACGAGTCATCTCATTCTATAAAGAGCTAGGCTTCTCGACTTTGCTCGATAAATTGGATGTAACGGAAAGTGTACCGCTTGAACAGGAAAAGATAGAGGTTCACACGGGTGAAATGACAGAAGGAATGTTTGCAGATGAAAGTGCTTTATATGTTGAAACTTTAGAAGATAATTATCATCGTGCAGATATTATAGGGATAGCCATCAGTAATGAACAAGGTCATTTTTACTTCCATGGAGATGATGCTCTGAGTTCCGCGGCATTTAAAACTTGGGCAGAGGATGAAACAAAAAAGAAAACGGTTTTCGATGCGAAGCGTACGGTTGTTGCACTCCGTCATAGAGGCGTCGAAATAAAAGGCATCGATTTTGATGTGTTTTTGGCATCCTATATCCTAGATCCGGCAGAGTCAGTGGATGAAGTGGCCGAAATCACGAAAACACAAGGTACAATCCGTCTTGAGACAGATGATGTTTTTTATGGAAAAGGTGCAAAACGCAAGATTCCTGGGCAAGCTGAATTGAGCGAGCATATCGCCAGAAAATCGAAGGCAATCCTTTCTCTTAAAGAACCGATGATCAATAAACTGGAAGAGTTCGAGCAATATCATCTGTTAACGGAACTGGAGCTGCCTTTGTCGATCATCCTGGCTAATATGGAATGGCAGGGCATCAAGGTGGATATAGGCCGGCTGAAAAACATGGGGCAGGAATTAGCCATTCGCTTAAGAACCATTGAAGCACGAATTTTTGATTTGGCTGGAGAGGCTTTCAATATCAATTCACCTAAACAGCTTGGGGCCATCCTTTTTGAAAAGTTAGAGCTTCCGGTCATGAAGAAAACCAAAACAGGTTATTCCACTTCAGCCGATGTGCTGGAAAAACTGGAGAGCCAGCATGATATCGTTAAGGAAATATTACTGTATCGCCAGCTTGGTAAGTTGCAATCCACATATATTGAAGGTTTGCTCAAAGTGGTCAATGCTAAAACGGACAAGGTGCACACCCGGTTCAACCAAGCATTGACCCAAACCGGCCGATTAAGTTCTACAGATCCCAACCTGCAGAACATCCCTATCAGACTGGAAGAAGGCAGGAAAATCAGGCAGGCCTTCATTCCTTCCGAAAAGGATTGGATCATTTTTGCTGCGGATTATTCGCAAATCGAGTTACGCGTGCTGGCGCATATCGCCAATGACAGCGGATTGGTGGAAGCATTCCAAGCCGGGATGGACATCCATACAAGGACAGCGATGGATGTGTTCCATGTAAAGGCGGAGGAAGTCACGTCGAACATGAGGCGCCAAGCAAAAGCCGTCAACTTCGGAATCGTTTATGGTATAAGTGACTACGGGCTATCGCAAAGTCTTGGCATCACGAGAAAAGAAGCTGGAGAGTTCATCGAGAAGTATTTAAGGAGCTTTCCTGGTGTTCAGGAATATATGGAAGAAAGTATACATGAGGCACGTCAAAAAGGGTATAGCACGACTTTGCTGCAAAGAAGGCGCTATATACCTGAGATTACAAGCAGGAATTTCAACATCAGGAGCTTTGCCGAACGGACAGCGATGAACACACCGATTCAAGGCAGTGCCGCGGATATCATCAAGCTTGCGATGATAAATATGAATAAGCGCCTGAAAAGTGAAGGGCTGAAAACGAGAATGCTTCTTCAGGTGCATGATGAATTGATTTTTGAAACTCCTCCCGAGGAACTCGAAATCCTTAAGGTGATCGTTCCGGAGGAAATGGAAAATGCCATTGAATTGAACGTGCCCCTTAAAGTGGATTATGCTTTCGGGCCAACATGGTTTGATGCCAAATAA
- the pnpS gene encoding two-component system histidine kinase PnpS has translation MTTYRKKLLYTLITLVMVVLMAVGFLLGHLFKSYYITTFNERIQNETFFISTYIQEHGGIASFLEEGKTAKLTPLLDSNLTILSTSGEILYDSTSSNEILKSHAKVLRKITLEKGLKYGEGFEVVEGESDLHFYWKTVEKDGEIEGFVVHSNEIEAIDQVNKQMWQILIICLGVALIIILMLASKITSYYIRPIEEATMAAIELAKGNYGTRTFGRQTDETGMLTTSLNILARNLQETEIAREMNQDRLEVLVENIGSGVLLIDSKGYTTLINREFKKSFHVNSATFLFQEYYSVIKDQEVIAIIEEIFRTEKTIKRQVRIPLAIERKHFEIYGAPIIGNHDEWKGILLIFHDITELKRLEQMRKDFVANVSHELRTPITSIKGFSETLLDGALKDEKTLKHFLTIILKESDRLQELIQELLNLSKMEQQEFVLNAGVVDITKVLGEIQEMLIGKLKEKEVSLEIKASQEPVFIEGESDRIKQVFINLITNALTYTPNGGRVTVNIMENEQTVDIAVQDSGIGIEEKELPRIFERFYRIDKARSRDSGGTGIGLAIVKHIIEVHKGKINVESTPGTGTTFTVTLNKSLKGKM, from the coding sequence ATGACGACCTATCGTAAAAAGCTCTTATATACCCTCATCACGCTGGTGATGGTCGTCCTGATGGCCGTGGGCTTTTTATTGGGGCATTTGTTCAAAAGTTATTATATTACAACGTTCAATGAGCGCATACAGAACGAAACATTCTTCATTTCTACATATATTCAAGAGCATGGGGGGATCGCGTCCTTTTTGGAAGAAGGGAAGACGGCAAAACTGACACCCCTTTTAGATTCGAACTTAACGATTCTCTCTACAAGTGGGGAAATATTATACGATTCGACATCTTCAAATGAAATACTTAAAAGCCATGCCAAGGTCCTTCGCAAAATAACTTTGGAAAAAGGGCTTAAGTATGGGGAAGGGTTTGAGGTGGTGGAAGGGGAGTCGGACCTTCATTTTTATTGGAAGACGGTCGAAAAGGATGGCGAGATTGAAGGTTTTGTCGTCCATAGCAATGAAATAGAGGCCATCGATCAAGTGAATAAACAAATGTGGCAAATATTGATTATTTGTTTAGGGGTTGCCTTGATCATCATTCTCATGCTCGCGAGTAAAATCACTTCATATTATATCCGTCCGATCGAGGAGGCCACGATGGCAGCCATCGAACTGGCAAAAGGGAATTATGGAACTCGGACATTCGGGAGGCAAACTGATGAAACCGGAATGCTGACAACTTCCTTGAACATATTGGCGAGGAATCTTCAGGAAACTGAAATAGCGAGGGAAATGAATCAGGATCGTTTGGAAGTACTTGTTGAAAATATCGGCAGTGGTGTCTTGCTCATAGACAGTAAAGGGTATACCACCTTAATCAACCGGGAATTCAAGAAAAGCTTCCATGTAAACTCCGCTACTTTTTTGTTTCAGGAATATTACTCGGTCATTAAAGATCAGGAAGTGATTGCCATAATCGAAGAGATCTTTCGGACGGAAAAAACGATAAAACGCCAGGTGAGGATACCACTTGCAATAGAACGTAAGCATTTTGAGATTTACGGGGCTCCCATTATCGGGAATCATGATGAATGGAAGGGGATCCTCCTCATTTTCCATGATATCACCGAATTGAAAAGGCTCGAGCAAATGCGGAAGGATTTCGTGGCTAATGTGTCCCATGAATTGAGAACCCCGATCACTTCTATTAAAGGGTTTTCAGAAACATTGTTAGATGGGGCTTTAAAAGATGAAAAGACCTTAAAGCACTTTTTAACGATTATCTTGAAAGAAAGTGATCGGCTGCAAGAGCTCATTCAGGAGCTTCTGAATTTATCAAAAATGGAGCAGCAGGAATTCGTTTTGAACGCAGGTGTCGTGGATATTACGAAAGTCCTTGGTGAAATACAAGAGATGCTTATTGGGAAGCTGAAGGAAAAAGAAGTATCGCTTGAAATTAAAGCATCACAGGAACCTGTTTTCATTGAAGGGGAATCTGATAGGATCAAACAGGTTTTCATTAATTTGATAACGAACGCATTGACCTATACCCCAAATGGCGGGAGGGTCACCGTGAATATCATGGAGAATGAACAGACGGTTGATATTGCAGTTCAAGATAGCGGGATCGGCATCGAAGAAAAAGAACTGCCGAGGATCTTTGAACGGTTTTACCGGATCGATAAGGCAAGGAGCCGCGATTCAGGAGGAACTGGCATTGGACTGGCAATCGTCAAGCATATAATAGAAGTCCATAAAGGTAAAATCAACGTGGAAAGCACACCTGGAACTGGGACGACTTTTACAGTCACTTTAAATAAAAGCTTAAAAGGAAAGATGTAG
- the mutM gene encoding DNA-formamidopyrimidine glycosylase has protein sequence MPELPEVETVKRTLEQLVLGKEIKEVSVFWPKIIKAPEPVEQFQDALRGQTIQSIGRRGKFLIFTLDDYSMVSHLRMEGKYGVHPKEEPYDKHTHVIFTFTDGSELRYRDVRKFGTMHLFAKGEEFERLPLLHLGPEPLSEDFTVEGLRAKLAKTNRKIKPVLLDQTVVVGIGNIYVDESLFRSGIHPERIASSLSLQEIKKLHAEIIATLGEAVEKGGSTIRSYLNSQGQIGMFQLELNVYGRKGEECKTCGTPLEKLVVAGRGTHICPLCQPLI, from the coding sequence ATGCCAGAACTTCCAGAAGTGGAAACAGTCAAAAGAACGTTAGAGCAGCTCGTACTTGGAAAAGAGATCAAGGAAGTGTCCGTCTTCTGGCCAAAGATCATTAAAGCGCCTGAGCCTGTCGAACAGTTTCAGGATGCTTTAAGAGGGCAAACGATTCAGAGTATAGGCCGTCGGGGCAAGTTCCTCATTTTCACCTTGGATGATTATTCGATGGTTTCACATTTAAGGATGGAGGGGAAATACGGGGTGCATCCAAAAGAAGAGCCATACGATAAGCATACACATGTGATCTTCACTTTCACGGATGGCAGTGAGCTTCGGTACAGGGATGTCCGGAAATTCGGAACGATGCACCTATTTGCCAAAGGAGAAGAGTTTGAGCGGTTGCCGCTGCTGCATTTAGGGCCTGAACCGTTATCTGAAGATTTTACTGTCGAGGGGCTAAGGGCGAAATTGGCCAAAACCAACAGGAAAATCAAGCCGGTTCTCCTTGATCAAACGGTTGTCGTTGGAATTGGGAATATATATGTGGACGAGTCATTATTCCGTTCCGGTATCCATCCGGAGAGAATAGCTTCTTCACTATCCTTGCAGGAAATCAAAAAGTTGCATGCGGAAATCATTGCAACATTGGGTGAAGCGGTGGAAAAGGGTGGGAGTACGATTCGTTCATACCTCAACTCTCAAGGGCAAATCGGCATGTTTCAGTTGGAACTGAATGTCTATGGACGAAAGGGCGAGGAATGCAAAACATGCGGCACGCCACTTGAAAAGCTGGTTGTTGCAGGACGCGGCACACATATTTGCCCGTTGTGCCAGCCGCTTATTTAA
- the mdh gene encoding malate dehydrogenase, whose amino-acid sequence MSKRKKITVVGAGFTGATAAFLAAQKELGDIVLVDIPQAENPTKGKALDMAEAGPVLGFDANIIGTSNYSETADSDVVIITAGIARKPGMSRDDLVQTNQKVMKSVTKEVVKYSPNTTIIVLTNPVDAMTYTVYKESGFPKERVIGQSGVLDTARFRTFVAQELNLSVKDVTGFVLGGHGDDMVPLVRYSYAGGIPLETLIPQDRLEAIVARTRTGGGEIVNLLGNGSAYYAPAASLVEMAEAILKDQRRVLPSIAYLEGEYGFEGIYLGVPTVLGANGIEQIIELELTEGEKAALSKSVESVKAVMQVLQ is encoded by the coding sequence ATGTCTAAGCGTAAAAAAATCACAGTGGTAGGTGCCGGTTTCACTGGTGCTACAGCAGCATTCCTAGCAGCTCAAAAAGAACTTGGTGATATCGTTTTAGTTGATATTCCGCAAGCTGAAAACCCTACAAAAGGTAAAGCTCTTGATATGGCGGAAGCAGGACCTGTTCTTGGTTTCGACGCTAACATCATCGGTACATCCAACTATTCAGAAACAGCTGATTCCGACGTAGTGATCATCACTGCTGGAATTGCCCGTAAGCCCGGCATGAGCCGTGACGACTTAGTTCAAACTAACCAAAAAGTTATGAAATCAGTAACTAAAGAAGTGGTTAAATATTCCCCTAATACAACAATCATCGTTTTGACTAACCCTGTAGATGCAATGACTTACACTGTTTACAAAGAATCAGGTTTCCCTAAAGAACGCGTTATCGGACAATCGGGTGTTCTTGATACAGCTCGTTTCCGCACTTTCGTAGCCCAAGAATTAAACTTATCCGTTAAAGATGTAACTGGTTTCGTGCTTGGCGGACACGGTGACGATATGGTCCCTCTAGTCCGTTACTCTTATGCTGGCGGAATTCCTTTGGAGACATTGATCCCCCAAGATCGTTTAGAAGCAATCGTGGCTCGTACTCGTACAGGCGGCGGAGAAATCGTAAACCTTCTTGGAAACGGAAGCGCATATTATGCACCGGCTGCATCCCTTGTGGAAATGGCTGAAGCAATCCTTAAAGACCAACGTCGCGTTCTTCCATCCATCGCTTATCTTGAAGGCGAATACGGATTCGAAGGAATCTACCTTGGTGTGCCAACTGTACTGGGTGCAAACGGCATTGAACAAATCATCGAGCTTGAATTGACTGAAGGCGAAAAAGCGGCACTTTCAAAATCAGTTGAATCAGTTAAAGCGGTAATGCAAGTTCTTCAATAA
- a CDS encoding response regulator transcription factor, which translates to MSKKILVVDDEQSIVTLLQYNLEQAGYSVITALDGEQGLQAAVDIRPDLVVLDLMLPKMDGLEVCKQLRQQKINIPILMLTAKDDEFDKVLGLELGADDYLTKPFSPREVVARIKAILRRSQFQSNGSESGNDQEDGLLKLGELKVFPDRYEAFFDEQQLELTPKEFELLLYLAKNKGRVLTRDQLLSAVWNYDFAGDSRIVDVHISHLREKIEKDTKKPLYIKTIRGLGYKLEEPKKE; encoded by the coding sequence ATGTCAAAGAAAATTCTCGTAGTGGATGATGAACAATCAATAGTTACCTTACTTCAGTACAATTTAGAACAAGCAGGCTATTCGGTGATCACGGCTTTGGATGGAGAACAAGGGCTACAGGCTGCTGTGGACATACGCCCCGATTTAGTGGTATTGGATTTGATGCTGCCTAAAATGGATGGGCTTGAAGTATGTAAACAGCTTCGCCAGCAAAAAATCAATATACCGATCTTGATGCTGACTGCTAAGGACGATGAATTTGACAAAGTTCTGGGACTTGAACTTGGAGCGGATGATTATTTAACCAAACCATTTAGTCCGCGGGAGGTAGTAGCACGGATTAAAGCCATATTAAGGAGATCTCAGTTTCAATCGAACGGCAGTGAGTCAGGTAATGATCAGGAAGATGGTCTCTTGAAATTAGGGGAATTGAAAGTATTCCCGGATCGATACGAAGCATTCTTTGATGAACAGCAATTAGAATTAACTCCAAAAGAATTTGAATTACTTTTATACTTGGCGAAGAATAAAGGACGAGTATTGACTAGGGACCAACTGCTCAGTGCGGTATGGAATTATGATTTCGCGGGAGATTCCCGAATCGTCGATGTGCATATTAGCCATCTTCGCGAAAAAATAGAGAAGGATACAAAAAAACCTCTATATATCAAAACGATAAGGGGCTTGGGGTATAAGCTTGAGGAGCCTAAAAAAGAATGA
- the icd gene encoding NADP-dependent isocitrate dehydrogenase has translation MAGHLTFEFESEVRDMTQSQKITVTNGALNVPNNPIVPYIEGDGIGPDIWAAASRVLDAAVEKAYNGEKKIEWKEVLAGQKAFDQTGEWLPQETLDVINEYLIAIKGPLTTPIGGGIRSLNVALRQVLDLFVCLRPVRYFDGVPSPVKRPEDTDMVIFRENTEDIYAGIEYAKGSDEAKKLIEFLQNEFGVKNIRFPETSGIGIKPISEEGTKRLVRSALNYAIKEGRKSLTLVHKGNIMKFTEGAFKTWGYEVAEQEFADKVFTWNQYDKIKDAEGTEAANKAQSAAEAEGKIIVKDSIADIFLQQILTRPKEFDVVATMNLNGDYISDALAAQVGGIGIAPGANINYETGHAIFEATHGTAPKYAGLDKVNPSSVLLSGVLLLEHLGWNEAADSITKSVEQTIASKVVTYDFARLMEGATEVKCSEFADELIKNLK, from the coding sequence ATGGCCGGCCATCTAACCTTTGAATTTGAATCGGAGGTAAGAGACATGACACAAAGCCAAAAAATCACAGTTACTAACGGTGCTCTTAACGTACCAAACAATCCAATCGTTCCTTATATTGAGGGAGACGGAATCGGTCCTGATATCTGGGCAGCAGCTTCTCGCGTTTTAGACGCAGCAGTTGAAAAAGCTTACAACGGCGAAAAGAAAATCGAATGGAAAGAAGTTTTAGCTGGACAAAAAGCATTTGACCAAACAGGCGAATGGCTTCCACAAGAAACTCTTGATGTCATTAACGAATATCTAATCGCTATTAAAGGACCTCTTACAACTCCAATCGGTGGCGGTATCCGCTCATTGAACGTTGCATTGCGTCAAGTATTGGACTTATTCGTATGTCTTCGTCCAGTACGTTACTTTGATGGTGTGCCTTCACCAGTTAAACGTCCGGAAGACACTGACATGGTCATCTTCCGTGAAAACACTGAAGACATCTATGCTGGTATCGAATATGCAAAAGGTTCTGACGAAGCTAAGAAATTAATCGAATTCCTACAAAATGAATTCGGTGTTAAAAACATTCGTTTCCCTGAAACTTCAGGTATCGGAATTAAACCGATTTCTGAAGAAGGAACAAAACGTCTTGTTCGCTCTGCACTTAACTATGCGATCAAAGAAGGCCGTAAATCATTAACGCTTGTTCATAAAGGTAACATCATGAAATTCACGGAAGGCGCATTTAAAACTTGGGGTTATGAAGTTGCAGAACAAGAATTCGCCGATAAAGTGTTCACATGGAACCAATATGACAAAATTAAAGATGCTGAAGGCACTGAAGCTGCTAACAAAGCACAATCTGCTGCTGAAGCTGAAGGCAAAATCATCGTTAAAGATTCCATTGCTGATATCTTCTTACAACAAATCCTGACTCGTCCTAAAGAGTTTGATGTTGTTGCAACAATGAACTTGAACGGAGATTACATTTCTGATGCATTAGCTGCACAAGTTGGCGGAATCGGTATCGCTCCAGGAGCAAACATCAACTACGAAACTGGACATGCCATTTTCGAAGCAACTCACGGAACGGCTCCTAAATATGCTGGTCTTGATAAAGTTAACCCATCTTCAGTACTTCTTTCAGGCGTTCTTTTACTTGAACACCTTGGATGGAACGAAGCTGCAGACAGCATCACAAAATCAGTGGAACAAACAATTGCTTCTAAAGTCGTTACATACGATTTTGCCCGCCTAATGGAAGGCGCAACAGAAGTTAAATGTTCTGAGTTCGCTGACGAGCTTATCAAAAACCTTAAATAA
- the hflK gene encoding FtsH protease activity modulator HflK, which produces MVSLKRIYTIIGLVFLILILGVVAISTWYTVDESDQAVIMTFGKVEQTITEPGLHFKLPWPIQSVEKLSKETFSLKFGYKEEDGEVKDYPSETKMITGDENIVLADLVVQWKITDPPKYLYNADDPEKILYDTTSAALRSIIGSTKIDDALTSGKAQIEADVWGLLSQLMEKYDVGISISAVKLQDVELPNEEVRKAFTNVTDARETANTKINEADKYENKRMNEAEGEKDAIISQANGDKAARTEAARGDVAVFEKLLSEYKGNKGITKDRLVIETLEEVLPNAELYIMNDDGNTMKYLPLRSLEKEETKKTPAPDESIAPEGETEKGNATEEKAAGEGGAKQ; this is translated from the coding sequence ATCGTTAGCTTAAAAAGGATATATACGATCATAGGACTTGTCTTTCTAATTTTAATTTTGGGTGTAGTTGCGATATCGACCTGGTACACGGTTGATGAATCCGATCAAGCTGTCATAATGACGTTTGGTAAGGTGGAGCAGACGATAACAGAACCAGGACTTCACTTTAAGCTGCCTTGGCCGATTCAATCGGTTGAAAAATTATCGAAAGAAACATTCAGCCTTAAGTTTGGATATAAGGAAGAGGATGGAGAGGTGAAGGATTACCCGAGTGAGACCAAGATGATTACGGGTGATGAAAATATTGTGCTAGCCGACCTAGTGGTTCAGTGGAAAATCACAGACCCTCCAAAATATCTATACAATGCAGATGATCCAGAGAAAATATTATATGATACGACTTCAGCTGCCTTACGGAGCATTATCGGCAGCACGAAAATAGATGATGCACTTACATCCGGTAAAGCGCAAATTGAAGCAGATGTATGGGGATTGCTGTCACAGCTAATGGAAAAATATGATGTCGGAATTTCGATATCTGCGGTTAAACTCCAGGATGTGGAGTTACCGAATGAAGAAGTCCGGAAGGCATTTACCAATGTAACGGATGCCAGGGAAACGGCCAATACGAAAATAAACGAAGCGGATAAATATGAAAATAAACGGATGAATGAAGCGGAAGGGGAAAAAGACGCCATCATATCACAGGCCAATGGGGATAAAGCTGCCCGTACGGAAGCTGCCCGTGGGGATGTAGCGGTCTTTGAAAAATTACTAAGTGAGTATAAGGGCAATAAGGGGATTACGAAGGACCGTCTTGTTATTGAGACCCTTGAAGAAGTATTGCCGAATGCGGAGCTTTATATCATGAATGATGATGGAAACACAATGAAGTACTTGCCGCTTCGCTCGCTTGAAAAAGAGGAAACGAAAAAAACGCCTGCACCTGATGAATCCATTGCTCCAGAAGGAGAAACGGAAAAAGGGAATGCAACGGAAGAAAAAGCGGCGGGGGAAGGGGGCGCTAAACAATGA